The following coding sequences are from one Halomicrobium zhouii window:
- a CDS encoding secondary thiamine-phosphate synthase enzyme YjbQ translates to MTTFTVDTDQRLSVVDVTDQVRQALPPDAHGTATVFVRHTTAAVTVNEAEPRLLGDFEDGLAELVADEGWAHDQLDGNADSHLRAALIGPDAAVPVSDGDLDLGTWQSVLLVECDGPRSRTVDVRA, encoded by the coding sequence ATGACAACGTTCACGGTCGACACTGACCAGCGGCTCTCGGTCGTCGACGTCACGGACCAGGTACGACAGGCGCTCCCACCGGACGCCCACGGGACGGCGACGGTGTTCGTCCGGCACACGACTGCTGCCGTCACAGTCAACGAGGCGGAACCGCGCCTGCTCGGTGACTTCGAAGACGGACTCGCCGAACTCGTCGCAGACGAAGGCTGGGCGCACGATCAGCTAGATGGGAACGCCGATTCACACCTCCGGGCCGCGCTGATCGGTCCGGACGCGGCGGTTCCGGTTTCGGACGGCGACCTCGACCTGGGAACCTGGCAGTCCGTCCTCCTCGTCGAGTGCGACGGGCCGCGGTCGCGGACGGTCGACGTCCGCGCGTGA
- a CDS encoding DoxX family protein encodes MAFTGTEGLVLLVARVLFGGVIAFTGLNHFMQTEQMTGYAQHKGLPAPKLAVLGSGLALILGGLAIVLGIFPTVGGVVVAGFLVVAGVLFHDFWAVPEDQQQDEMTHFLKNVALAGGALALAVLAVERWAFSVGLGAF; translated from the coding sequence ATGGCGTTTACGGGAACCGAGGGACTCGTCCTCCTCGTCGCGCGCGTGCTCTTCGGCGGCGTCATCGCCTTCACCGGGCTCAATCACTTCATGCAGACCGAACAGATGACGGGCTACGCCCAGCACAAGGGGCTTCCAGCGCCGAAGCTGGCGGTTCTCGGGTCGGGACTGGCACTGATCCTGGGGGGGCTCGCCATCGTCCTCGGTATCTTCCCGACTGTGGGTGGCGTCGTCGTCGCCGGATTCCTCGTCGTCGCGGGCGTGCTCTTCCACGACTTCTGGGCCGTCCCCGAGGACCAGCAACAGGACGAGATGACGCACTTCCTCAAGAACGTCGCGCTGGCGGGCGGTGCGCTCGCGCTGGCCGTCCTCGCCGTGGAACGCTGGGCGTTCAGCGTCGGCCTCGGCGCGTTCTGA
- a CDS encoding winged helix-turn-helix transcriptional regulator, translating into MSSTFEQSEETVEEKNAGACPVIEAVNQIGSQWRLIVLHDLAEGEKRFNELKRSTDASSRTLSRVLDDLEDAELVNRRVEDQPIATYYTLTEKGEALCPVFSDIEDWADDWL; encoded by the coding sequence ATGTCATCCACGTTCGAGCAATCGGAGGAGACGGTCGAGGAGAAGAACGCCGGCGCCTGCCCGGTGATCGAGGCGGTCAACCAGATCGGCTCCCAGTGGCGTCTCATCGTCCTCCACGACCTGGCCGAGGGGGAAAAGCGGTTCAACGAACTCAAGCGCTCGACGGACGCGAGTTCCCGGACCCTCTCGCGCGTGCTGGACGACCTGGAGGACGCCGAACTCGTCAACCGCCGGGTCGAGGACCAGCCCATCGCCACCTACTACACGCTGACCGAGAAGGGCGAGGCGCTCTGTCCCGTCTTCAGCGACATCGAGGACTGGGCCGACGACTGGCTCTGA
- a CDS encoding ring-cleaving dioxygenase, whose product MPTEIAGIHHVTAVGSDPGRNLAFYTETLGLRLVKRSINQDDVSVYHLFYADHDGTPGTSMTFFPYPGARSGRVGTGQVSTTAFTIPADSVEFWTERLAAEGVDVDEPSERFGDIVVPFRDPDGLPLELVATADAPPANLPDGPAPEEHAIRGFYGVTLSLQSAEPTVDLLETMGYEETQAGGDGEAEHDRWRFEASGDLGAVLDVVEQPQAPRGQPGAGTIHHVAFRVENDEQEEWREVLQDEGLRPTQIIDRKWFRSVYVREHGGILFEFATKSPGYTVDEDVNELGEKLVLPEWLEDRRGEIEAGLPDLS is encoded by the coding sequence ATGCCCACGGAGATCGCCGGAATTCACCACGTCACCGCCGTCGGCAGCGACCCGGGCCGAAACCTGGCGTTCTACACCGAGACGCTGGGACTCAGGCTAGTCAAGCGAAGCATCAACCAGGACGACGTCTCCGTCTACCACCTGTTCTACGCCGACCACGACGGGACGCCCGGAACGAGCATGACGTTCTTCCCCTACCCGGGCGCGCGTAGCGGTCGCGTCGGGACCGGACAGGTCAGCACGACGGCGTTCACGATTCCGGCCGACTCCGTCGAGTTCTGGACGGAACGGCTGGCCGCGGAGGGGGTCGACGTCGACGAGCCCAGCGAGCGGTTCGGCGACATCGTGGTTCCGTTCCGCGACCCAGACGGACTCCCACTGGAACTCGTCGCGACGGCCGACGCGCCGCCGGCGAACCTGCCCGACGGGCCCGCCCCCGAGGAACACGCCATCCGAGGGTTCTACGGTGTGACCCTCTCGCTGCAGAGCGCCGAACCGACCGTCGACCTCCTGGAGACGATGGGGTACGAGGAGACGCAGGCTGGAGGCGACGGCGAGGCCGAGCACGACCGCTGGCGCTTCGAGGCCAGCGGCGACCTGGGGGCAGTCCTCGACGTGGTGGAACAGCCCCAGGCGCCACGCGGCCAGCCCGGCGCCGGGACGATTCACCACGTCGCGTTCCGGGTCGAAAACGACGAGCAGGAAGAGTGGCGCGAGGTGTTACAGGACGAGGGGCTCCGGCCGACGCAGATAATCGACCGCAAGTGGTTCAGGTCGGTGTACGTCCGCGAACACGGCGGCATCCTCTTCGAGTTCGCCACGAAGTCGCCAGGCTACACCGTCGACGAGGACGTGAACGAGCTGGGAGAGAAGCTGGTCCTGCCGGAGTGGCTCGAAGACAGGCGCGGGGAGATCGAGGCCGGACTGCCCGACCTGTCCTGA
- a CDS encoding DUF7521 family protein: MIGFFDTVGLAAGVAATGSAVVGLYIGVHAYRGLRRNDDRSMRYLSIGMILLFGVTYVLALAGQGLITFRVVPVRYQNVFRLAVRLLQFAGLVTIAYSLRIAANGHRTAS, from the coding sequence ATGATCGGGTTCTTCGACACGGTCGGGCTCGCGGCCGGGGTCGCCGCGACGGGTTCGGCCGTCGTCGGCCTGTACATCGGTGTCCACGCCTATCGCGGGCTCCGGCGGAACGACGACCGCTCGATGCGGTACCTCTCCATCGGGATGATCCTCCTCTTCGGCGTGACGTACGTCCTGGCGCTCGCCGGACAGGGGCTGATAACCTTCCGGGTCGTTCCCGTTCGGTACCAGAACGTGTTCCGGCTCGCCGTCCGCCTCCTCCAGTTCGCCGGTCTCGTGACCATCGCGTACTCGTTGCGTATCGCAGCGAACGGCCACCGCACCGCTTCGTAG
- a CDS encoding winged helix-turn-helix domain-containing protein: MTDEVVNGDHDLADVVALLDDEHVRSILVATSAEPLSAKELGDRCDLSVSSIYRRVDELRDLDLLEERTRPRSDGHHETVYASALARFELTIRDGDLEWTLERADGDVADELSRMWGNF; encoded by the coding sequence ATGACAGACGAAGTTGTGAACGGGGACCACGACCTGGCCGACGTCGTCGCGCTACTCGACGACGAGCACGTCCGGTCGATCCTCGTCGCGACGAGCGCGGAACCGCTATCGGCGAAGGAACTGGGCGACCGCTGTGACCTCTCGGTGTCGTCCATCTACCGGCGGGTCGACGAACTCCGCGACCTCGACCTGCTCGAAGAGCGGACCAGGCCCCGGAGCGACGGCCACCACGAGACGGTGTACGCCTCCGCGCTCGCCCGGTTCGAACTGACGATCCGTGACGGGGACCTCGAGTGGACCCTCGAACGCGCCGACGGGGACGTCGCCGACGAGCTATCGCGGATGTGGGGGAACTTCTGA
- a CDS encoding SpoVR family protein codes for MSRKDRIRAQRAAEQLEEPVEEAANLAKHLGLEPYPVNYWIVDYDEMNELIAYGGFQQRYPHWRWGMAYDRQQKQGQFLGGKAFEIVNNDNPAHAFLQESNDLADQKAVITHVEAHADFFSNNEWFGMFADNPDASAMLARHGDTIREYMQDPEIDRAEVEKWIDHVLCLEDNIDQHRPYAPVGDPDVPEIDEDFEDVADQLEDLNVSDEVKKQVFSQEWLDAQSADDDSITFPAEPEKDLLAFLRTHGMQYDEDGEKAVEMEDWQVDVLEILRREAYYFAPQKMTKVMNEGWASFWESKMMGEEGFAGDDEFVLYADHMAKVLGSGGLNPYKLGLELWSYVENTVNRREVAERLLRVEGITWRNFQDVVDFREVQDNLAPEPWLQDIPGSLDEIPADDPRVDTEMLEAAKSGDFDVERYPWKVLTYEGLAERHYSLVKPQYRGFVSRIGQEDLERISRYMFDDSRYESVAEALADVDYARGWDRMREIRESHNDVTFLDEFLSQEFVDDNDYFTYEYTQSTGDYRVTSTDYRDVKKKLMLQFTNFGKPTITVEDGNYQNRNELLLTHQFNGVVLDMEQAKDTLERVFELWGRPVNLLTIDKVFDEHDVEVARRRDREPEPEEVGKRLRYDGEEVTVQEVDWAEVEHLAADDIDYDTKPEEWLA; via the coding sequence ATGAGCAGAAAGGACCGCATCCGCGCCCAGCGCGCGGCCGAGCAACTCGAGGAACCGGTCGAGGAGGCAGCCAACCTGGCCAAACACCTCGGACTGGAGCCGTACCCGGTGAACTACTGGATCGTCGACTACGACGAGATGAACGAACTCATCGCCTACGGTGGGTTCCAGCAGCGCTACCCCCACTGGCGCTGGGGAATGGCCTACGACCGCCAGCAAAAGCAGGGCCAGTTCCTCGGGGGCAAGGCGTTCGAGATCGTCAACAACGACAACCCCGCCCACGCGTTCCTCCAGGAGTCGAACGACCTGGCCGACCAGAAGGCCGTCATCACCCACGTCGAGGCCCACGCAGACTTCTTCTCGAACAACGAGTGGTTCGGGATGTTCGCGGACAATCCCGACGCCTCCGCAATGTTGGCCCGCCACGGCGACACCATCCGGGAGTACATGCAGGACCCGGAGATCGATCGAGCAGAAGTCGAGAAGTGGATCGACCACGTCCTCTGCCTCGAGGACAACATCGACCAGCACCGGCCCTACGCCCCCGTCGGCGACCCGGACGTCCCCGAGATAGACGAGGACTTCGAGGACGTCGCCGACCAGCTGGAGGACCTGAACGTCTCCGACGAGGTCAAAAAGCAGGTGTTCAGCCAGGAGTGGCTGGACGCCCAGTCGGCCGACGACGACTCGATCACCTTCCCCGCCGAACCGGAGAAGGACCTGCTGGCCTTCCTCCGGACCCACGGCATGCAGTACGACGAGGACGGCGAGAAGGCCGTCGAGATGGAAGACTGGCAGGTCGACGTCCTCGAAATCCTCCGCCGCGAGGCCTACTACTTCGCCCCCCAGAAGATGACGAAGGTGATGAACGAGGGGTGGGCCAGTTTTTGGGAATCGAAGATGATGGGCGAGGAGGGTTTCGCCGGTGACGACGAGTTCGTCCTCTACGCCGACCACATGGCGAAAGTGCTCGGCTCTGGGGGACTCAATCCCTACAAATTAGGCCTCGAACTGTGGAGTTACGTGGAAAACACGGTCAACCGCCGGGAGGTCGCCGAGCGACTCCTCCGGGTCGAGGGGATCACCTGGCGGAACTTCCAGGACGTCGTCGACTTCCGCGAGGTCCAGGACAACCTCGCGCCCGAACCCTGGCTTCAGGACATTCCCGGGTCGCTCGACGAGATTCCCGCGGACGACCCGCGGGTCGACACGGAGATGCTGGAAGCCGCGAAGAGCGGTGATTTCGACGTCGAACGGTACCCCTGGAAGGTCCTCACCTACGAGGGGCTGGCCGAGCGCCACTACTCGCTGGTCAAGCCCCAGTACCGCGGGTTCGTCTCGCGCATCGGGCAGGAGGACCTGGAGCGCATCTCGCGGTACATGTTCGACGACTCCCGGTACGAGAGCGTCGCGGAAGCCCTCGCGGACGTGGACTACGCCCGCGGCTGGGACCGCATGCGCGAGATCCGTGAGAGCCACAACGACGTCACCTTCCTCGACGAGTTCCTCAGCCAGGAGTTCGTCGACGACAACGACTACTTCACCTACGAGTACACCCAGTCCACCGGCGACTACCGGGTGACCTCGACGGACTACCGCGACGTCAAGAAGAAGCTGATGTTGCAGTTCACCAACTTCGGCAAGCCCACCATCACTGTGGAGGATGGGAACTATCAGAATCGCAACGAACTGCTGCTCACCCACCAGTTCAACGGCGTCGTCCTCGACATGGAGCAGGCAAAGGACACGCTCGAACGCGTCTTCGAACTGTGGGGCCGGCCCGTGAACCTCCTGACCATCGACAAGGTGTTCGACGAACACGACGTGGAGGTGGCCCGGCGACGGGACCGCGAACCCGAACCCGAGGAGGTGGGCAAGCGCCTGCGCTACGACGGCGAGGAAGTCACCGTCCAGGAGGTCGACTGGGCCGAGGTCGAACACCTCGCGGCCGACGACATCGACTACGACACCAAGCCCGAGGAGTGGCTGGCCTGA
- a CDS encoding YeaH/YhbH family protein, with protein MGLREDLERYRAVGEERRQDLAEFIQYGDLGQSRQDEVRIPIKIVDLPEFAYDQRDTGGVGQGEGAEEGDPVGQPQPQPGDGDEDGEPGEEGGEHEYYEMNPEEFAQELDEQLGLDLDPKGKKVVEESEGDFTDITRTGPSSTLDFEHLFKEGLKRKLAMDFDREFVREALKVDGWGPATVFDWARDQHVPVSKAWLEETYDEIDDAEKATWDSIEEMEANVERTDTAARIRREGVDQIPFRREDERYRYPEIVEEKERNVVVVNIRDVSGSMRQKKRELVERTFTPLDWYLQGKYDNAEFVYIAHDADAWEVDREEFFGIRSGGGTRISSAYEVAMERLEAEYPWSEWNRYVFAAGDSENSSNDTEEHVIPLMEQIPANLHAYVETQPSGNAINATHAEEVGRHFRDAGDVAVAYVSSPEDVVDAIYEILSTEEEDA; from the coding sequence ATGGGACTGAGAGAGGACCTCGAACGGTACCGCGCGGTCGGCGAGGAGCGTCGCCAGGACCTGGCGGAGTTCATCCAGTACGGCGACCTGGGCCAGAGCCGCCAGGACGAGGTACGGATCCCCATCAAGATCGTCGACCTCCCCGAGTTCGCCTACGACCAGCGCGACACGGGTGGTGTCGGCCAGGGCGAGGGCGCCGAGGAGGGCGACCCCGTCGGCCAGCCCCAGCCGCAGCCCGGCGACGGCGACGAGGACGGCGAACCGGGCGAGGAAGGCGGCGAGCACGAGTACTACGAGATGAACCCCGAGGAGTTCGCCCAGGAACTCGACGAGCAACTCGGCCTCGACCTCGACCCGAAGGGGAAGAAGGTCGTCGAGGAGTCCGAGGGCGACTTCACGGACATCACCCGGACCGGTCCCTCCAGCACGCTCGACTTCGAGCACCTGTTCAAGGAGGGACTCAAGCGCAAGCTGGCGATGGACTTCGACCGCGAGTTCGTCCGCGAGGCGCTCAAGGTCGACGGCTGGGGCCCGGCGACCGTCTTCGACTGGGCCCGCGACCAGCACGTCCCCGTCTCGAAGGCCTGGCTGGAGGAGACCTACGACGAGATAGACGACGCCGAGAAGGCCACGTGGGACTCCATCGAGGAGATGGAGGCGAACGTCGAGCGAACCGACACGGCGGCACGCATCCGCCGGGAAGGGGTCGACCAGATCCCCTTCCGCCGCGAGGACGAGCGCTACCGCTACCCCGAGATCGTCGAGGAGAAAGAGCGCAACGTCGTCGTGGTCAACATCCGCGACGTCTCGGGGAGCATGCGCCAGAAGAAGCGCGAACTCGTCGAGCGGACGTTCACCCCGCTGGACTGGTACCTCCAGGGCAAGTACGACAACGCCGAGTTCGTCTACATCGCCCACGACGCCGACGCCTGGGAGGTCGACCGCGAGGAGTTCTTCGGCATCCGTTCCGGTGGTGGGACGCGCATCTCCAGCGCCTACGAGGTGGCGATGGAGCGCCTCGAAGCGGAGTACCCCTGGAGCGAGTGGAACCGCTACGTGTTCGCCGCCGGTGACTCCGAGAACTCCTCGAACGACACCGAGGAGCACGTCATCCCGCTGATGGAGCAGATTCCGGCGAACCTCCACGCCTACGTGGAGACCCAGCCCAGCGGGAACGCGATCAACGCGACCCACGCGGAGGAGGTCGGGCGTCACTTCCGCGACGCGGGCGACGTCGCCGTCGCCTACGTCTCCTCGCCGGAGGACGTCGTCGACGCCATCTACGAGATTCTGAGCACGGAGGAGGAAGACGCATGA